From the Scophthalmus maximus strain ysfricsl-2021 chromosome 11, ASM2237912v1, whole genome shotgun sequence genome, one window contains:
- the LOC118299298 gene encoding P2X purinoceptor 5 yields the protein MAGSFLRGRLLSLFDYKTEKYIVAKNKRVGVLYRLIQLSIIGYIIGWVFLSKKGYQETDEAIQSSVITKLKGVSATNTSESGLLVWGPEDYVIPPQGEAVLFVVTNFLETPNQKLGHCAESSKVLDGHCGDDKDCEEGRMVVAGNGIMSGRCLRKDVNSTGTCEIYGWCPVERKFKPQGPLLRNAENFTIYIKNFIQFSKFNFSKSNVLQTTDESHLKRCQYDEELQPYCPIFRLGDITRRAGYEFHDMDTFGASIGIMINWDCDLDKGFSHCHPKYFFTRLDITAFDKTIATGFNFRHARYFKNAAGESFRSLFKVYGVRFNIMVHGKAGRFSIIPTAINIASGLALMGAGAFFCDMVLLYLMKKGDSYRERKFEGSRNNTTSKSSGEEEDKAPTEQENLTS from the exons ATGGCCGGGAGCTTCCTCCGAGGACGGCTCCTCTCCCTGTTCGACTACAAGACGGAGAAATACATCGTGGCCAAAAACAAGAGAGTGGGAGTTCTGTACAGACTCATTCAGTTATCGATCATCGGTTACATCATAGG GTGGGTTTTCCTGAGCAAGAAAGGCTACCAGGAGACGGACGAGGCCATTCAGAGCTCCGTCATAACCAAACTGAAGGGCGTGTCGGCGACCAACACCTCCGAGTCGGGCCTGCTGGTGTGGGGGCCGGAGGACTACGTCATCCCACCGCAG GGTGAAGCTGTTCTGTTTGTTGTAACCAATTTCTTAGAGACGCCAAACCAGAAGCTGGGACACTGTGCTGAG AGTTCTAAAGTGCTGGATGGTCACTGTGGAGACGACAAGGACTgtgaggagggaaggatggTCGTGGCTGGAAACG GGATTATGAGCGGCCGGTGCTTGAGAAAAGACGTCAACTCCACCGGTACCTGTGAAATCTACGGCTGGTGTCCCGTTGAAAGAAAATTCAAACCCCA AGGACCTCTGCTGAGAAATGCCGAAAACTTCACCATCTACATCAAGAATTTCATCCAATTTTCcaaattcaatttttcaaa GTCCAATGTTCTCCAAACGACCGACGAGTCGCATTTGAAGCGGTGCCAATACGACGAGGAGCTGCAGCCCTACTGCCCCATCTTCCGTCTGGGAGACATCACGCGGCGAGCCGGATACGAGTTCCACGACATGGACACGTTT GGGGCCTCTATTGGCATCATGATAAACTGGGACTGTGACCTTGACAAGGGCTTCTCCCACTGCCACCCGAAGTACTTCTTCACCCGGCTGGACATTACTGCCTTTGACAAGACCATCGCAACGGGGTTTAACTTCAG ACATGCTCGGTATTTCAAAAATGCCGCTGGTGAGAGCTTCCGATCTCTGTTCAAAGTCTACGGTGTCCGATTTAACATCATGGTGCACGGAAAG GCCGGGAGGTTCAGCATCATCCCGACAGCCATCAATATTGCCTCAGGACTGGCTCTGATGGGGGCT GGAGCTTTCTTCTGTGACATGGTCCTCCTCTACCTCATGAAGAAGGGAGACTCTTACCGAGAGCGGAAGTTTGAAGGGTCCAG AAATAATACTACATCCAAGAGCagcggtgaggaggaggacaaggctCCGACGGAGCAGGAGAATCTGACCTCTTAG
- the ly6d gene encoding lymphocyte antigen 6D, translated as MKFLLLTLLLVLLCSAQVLTIRCFTCDNAEDDICKTVVECDAAAIYCKAVTTADGIIRTCEELCADDNNTTCCQEDECEV; from the exons ATGAAGTTCCTGCTGCTCACGCTGCTGCTCGTGCTGCTGTGCAGCGCACAGG TGCTCACGATCAGATGCTTCACCTGCGACAATGCGGAGGACGACATCTGCAAGACGGTGGTGGAGTGCGACGCGGCGGCCATATACTGCAAAGCCGTCACCACAG CTGACGGGATCATTCGGACTTGTGAGGAGCTCTGCgccgacgacaacaacacaacctgcTGCCAAGAGGACGAGTGCGAGGTCTGA
- the LOC118299300 gene encoding hepatoma-derived growth factor-related protein 2-like, protein MNLFCFSLEGSMDSLYEAVQSSSDGPPQPVPSRSSSRSCSRSCSPAVLLDNNTKWRGSGRSISTETPQTQATNSSKKIRRTHVSKSASDNEILDNPGGNAAVWQRARSREDLVHIANNHNEEMRKTKHRTETKGGKGAHHSGTKKKEKPPPPPPPSQGVHVTEAKPAVKRNQKTGKKPAGKSGKEASKKSHKSTVHSPASSTSPPVGPHYLDVPYRSDRRPYLGKSSTLPAQENATPGRCADMASLPGGATPTHTYHQQRWSNPGEGSPAWGTAQHTCRRPLTEYRVYAHEFATSSDGKEWEGREEQARDHSLRRDRRPPVPPKVPRSVTDVDLSEANVSLMLMCVLFVKPLVR, encoded by the exons ATGAAccttttctgcttttcactg GAGGGCTCCATGGACAGCCTGTACGAGGCGGTGCAGAGCTCCAGCGACGGGCCCCCGCAGCCCGTCCCCAGCCGCTCGTCCAGCCGCTCCTGCAGCCGCTCCTGCAGCCCGGCGGTGCTGCtggacaacaacacaaagtggCGGGGCTCCGGAAGATCCATATCCACA GAGACGCCTCAGACGCAGGCGACCAACTCCAGTAAGAAGATACGGAG AACACACGTATCCAAATCTGCGTCAGATAATGAAATATTGG ATAACCCCGGCGGTAATGCGGCGGTCTGGCAGCGCGCCAGGAGCCGAGAAGACTTAGTCCACATCGCCAACAACCACAATGAAG AGATGAGGAAGACCAAGCACAGGACAGAAACCAAAGGAGGCAAAGGAGCTCATCACTCCggcacaaagaaaaaggagaaaccgccgccgccgccgccgccgagccaG GGTGTGCATGTGACAGAGGCCAAACCTGCCGTCAAGAGAAACCAAAAGACGGGAAAGAAACCGGCTGGGAAGAGCGGGAAGGAGGCGTCGAAGAAAAGCCACAAGTCCACAG ttcaCTCCCCAGCCAGTTCCACCAGCCCGCCCGTGGGACCCCACTACCTGGACGTGCCGTACAGATCAGACCGGAGGCCCTACCTCGGCAAGTCGTCCACCCTGCCCGCGCAGGAGAACGCGACCCCGGGCCGCTGCGCCGACATGGCCAGCCTGCCCGGCGGCGCGACGCCCACGCACACCTACCACCAGCAGCGCTGGAGCAACCCGGGCGAGGGCAGCCCGGCCTGGGGCACCGCCCAGCACACCTGTCGCAGGCCGCTCACCGAGTACCGCGTCTACGCCCACGAGTTCGCCACTTCGTCCGACGGGAAGgagtgggaggggagggaggagcaggcCCGGGACCACAGCTTGAGACGGGACCGTAGGCCCCCGGTTCCCCCAAAGGTGCCGCGGTCTGTCACTGACGTGGATCTGTCAGAAGCGAACGTGAGtttaatgttaatgtgtgttttatttgttaaaccATTAGTCAGGTAG
- the LOC118299299 gene encoding SAM domain-containing protein SAMSN-1-like isoform X1, whose protein sequence is MLQRAASNVSDKTKSGRPKRSTSFGKFEALMHHSSPAKPEENGTNALAEECESPDPNKSAGLGKKMKAISLTMRRKMGKKHAKSFAEETVDDTDRDPEAEAESSAAAEKSFAKASNSLESLYSGQSTSSGVTSESNVSGQKEGPRLEGGGSYQGQFCGRARVHTDFVPSPYDTDSLKLKVGDIISIISKPPMGIWTGMLSNKVGNFKFIYVDVLVEKDEEEEEAEEEVPKIRQQKLCKRPRPKTLLELLERLNLEEYASALLLNGYQTVEDLRHLQEKHLIELNVIDPEHRHRLLAAAECRYTEGDDVREAEEDRSSHSLQEEDSDCPRDSGCFIPSECSDSKDDAEQLTDATHS, encoded by the exons atgTTGCAGCGGGCGGCATCCAACGTGTCGGACAAGACAAAGAGCGGCAGACCAAAG CGCTCCACAAGCTTCGGCAAGTTCGAGGCTCTCATGCATCACTCGTCGCCGGCCAAACCAGAGGAGAACGGGACGAACGCG CTCGCGGAGGAATGTGAAAGTCCGGACCCGAACAAGTCAGCCGGACTGGGGAAGAAGATGAAGGCGATCTCGCTGACCATGCGCAGAAAGATGGGCAAGAAACACGCCAAGTCGTTCGCCGAGGAGACG GTtgatgacacagacagagaccccgaggcagaggcagagagcagcGCCGCAGCTGAGAAGAGCTTTGCGAAGGCCAGCAACTCCCTAGAGAGTCTCTACAGTGGCCAGAGCACCTCCA GCGGTGTGACCAGCGAGTCCAACGTCTCCGGGCAGAAGGAGGGTCCGAGGCTGGAGGGGGGCGGCTCGTACCAGGGTCAGTTCTGCGGCAGAGCCCGCGTCCACACGGACTTCGTCCCCAGTCCGTACGACACGGATTCTCTCAAGCTCAAG GTGGGCGACATCATCAGTATCATCAGCAAGCCCCCGATGGGCATCTGGACGGGAATGCTGAGCAACAAGGTGGGAAACTTCAAGTTCATCTACGTCGACGTGTTGGTggagaaagacgaggaggaggaggaggcggaagaggagGTCCCCAAGATCCGACAGCAGAAGCTCTGCAAGAGACCTCGACCCAAAACGCTGCTGGAGTTACTGGAGCGGCTGAACCTGGAG GAGTACGCCTCGGCCCTGCTGCTCAACGGCTACCAGACGGTGGAGGACCTGAGGCACCTGCAGGAGAAACACCTGATCGAGCTGAACGTCATCGACCCCGAGCACAGACACAGGCTCCTCGCCGCTGCCGAGTGCCGCTACACAGAAG GTGATGACGTcagggaggcggaggaggacagGTCCTCCCACAGCCTCCAGGAAGAAGACAGCGACTGTCCCAGAGACTCCGGCTGCTTCATCCCGTCGGAATGTTCGGACAGCAAGGACGACGCGGAGCAGCTGACGGACGCCACACACTCataa
- the LOC118299299 gene encoding SAM domain-containing protein SAMSN-1-like isoform X2: MQRSTSFGKFEALMHHSSPAKPEENGTNALAEECESPDPNKSAGLGKKMKAISLTMRRKMGKKHAKSFAEETVDDTDRDPEAEAESSAAAEKSFAKASNSLESLYSGQSTSSGVTSESNVSGQKEGPRLEGGGSYQGQFCGRARVHTDFVPSPYDTDSLKLKVGDIISIISKPPMGIWTGMLSNKVGNFKFIYVDVLVEKDEEEEEAEEEVPKIRQQKLCKRPRPKTLLELLERLNLEEYASALLLNGYQTVEDLRHLQEKHLIELNVIDPEHRHRLLAAAECRYTEGDDVREAEEDRSSHSLQEEDSDCPRDSGCFIPSECSDSKDDAEQLTDATHS; encoded by the exons ATGCAG CGCTCCACAAGCTTCGGCAAGTTCGAGGCTCTCATGCATCACTCGTCGCCGGCCAAACCAGAGGAGAACGGGACGAACGCG CTCGCGGAGGAATGTGAAAGTCCGGACCCGAACAAGTCAGCCGGACTGGGGAAGAAGATGAAGGCGATCTCGCTGACCATGCGCAGAAAGATGGGCAAGAAACACGCCAAGTCGTTCGCCGAGGAGACG GTtgatgacacagacagagaccccgaggcagaggcagagagcagcGCCGCAGCTGAGAAGAGCTTTGCGAAGGCCAGCAACTCCCTAGAGAGTCTCTACAGTGGCCAGAGCACCTCCA GCGGTGTGACCAGCGAGTCCAACGTCTCCGGGCAGAAGGAGGGTCCGAGGCTGGAGGGGGGCGGCTCGTACCAGGGTCAGTTCTGCGGCAGAGCCCGCGTCCACACGGACTTCGTCCCCAGTCCGTACGACACGGATTCTCTCAAGCTCAAG GTGGGCGACATCATCAGTATCATCAGCAAGCCCCCGATGGGCATCTGGACGGGAATGCTGAGCAACAAGGTGGGAAACTTCAAGTTCATCTACGTCGACGTGTTGGTggagaaagacgaggaggaggaggaggcggaagaggagGTCCCCAAGATCCGACAGCAGAAGCTCTGCAAGAGACCTCGACCCAAAACGCTGCTGGAGTTACTGGAGCGGCTGAACCTGGAG GAGTACGCCTCGGCCCTGCTGCTCAACGGCTACCAGACGGTGGAGGACCTGAGGCACCTGCAGGAGAAACACCTGATCGAGCTGAACGTCATCGACCCCGAGCACAGACACAGGCTCCTCGCCGCTGCCGAGTGCCGCTACACAGAAG GTGATGACGTcagggaggcggaggaggacagGTCCTCCCACAGCCTCCAGGAAGAAGACAGCGACTGTCCCAGAGACTCCGGCTGCTTCATCCCGTCGGAATGTTCGGACAGCAAGGACGACGCGGAGCAGCTGACGGACGCCACACACTCataa
- the hspa13 gene encoding heat shock 70 kDa protein 13, with product MSGEMSLFGSVLLALLLAGYLGQQYLPPPTPKVIGLDLGTTFCSVGVFHPGGGEVEVIADEQGRRSIPSAVAFTAAAVLAGHDAVDRADASPQNTVYDAKRFIGKLFEPEALERDSARYPFKVINNNGSAEFLISTNRTFAVSPEFVGSRLLLQMKKMAERRLGVAIQRAVISVPAEFDERQRNYTVRAANLAGLEILRVINEPTAAAMAYGLHKVDVFNVLVVDLGGGTLDVSLLNKQGGMFLTRAMAGNNKLGGQDFSQRLLQFTMERVRQEFGVAPTLKEDVHRLRQAVEAAKLNLTLQPSATIEVPLHLRTAEGPESPAPAPVLFRATIGRELFEELNEDLFQKILAPVETVLAEGHLAREDVDEIVLVGGSTRIPRIRRLIAEFFGKEPNTSVDPDLAVVTGVAIQAGIMGGSWPLQVSAIEIPNRHLRKTNFS from the exons ATGTCCGGAGAAATGTCCCTGTTCG GCTCGGTGCTCCTGGCCCTGCTGCTCGCCGGGTACCTGGGGCAGCAGTACCTACCGCCGCCGACGCCCAAGGTGATCGGCCTGGACCTGGGCACCACCTTCTGCTCCGTGGGCGTCTTCCACCCGGGCGGCGGCGAGGTGGAGGTGATCGCCGACGAGCAGGGCAGGAGGAGCATCCCCAGCGCCGTCGCCTTCACCGCCGCCGCGGTGCTCGCCGGACACGACGCCGTGGACCGGGCCGACGCCAGCCCGCAGAACACCGTGTACGACGCCAAGCGGTTCATCGGGAAGCTGTTCGAGCCCGAGGCGCTGGAGCGGGATAGCGCCCGGTACCCGTTTAAG GTGATCAACAACAACGGCAGCGCCGAGTTCCTCATCTCCACCAACCGGACGTTCGCCGTGAGCCCGGAGTTCGTCGGctcccggctgctgctgcagatgaagAAGATGGCGGAGCGGCGGCTGGGCGTGGCCATCCAGAGGGCCGTCATCTCCGTGCCTGCGGAGTTCGACGAGCGGCAGAGGAACTACACCGTCAGGGCCGCCAACCTCGCCG GTCTGGAGATCCTGCGCGTGATCAACGAGCCCACGGCGGCCGCCATGGCCTACGGGCTGCACAAGGTGGACGTGTTCAACGTGCTGGTGGTGGATCTCGGGGGAGGAACCCTGGACGTGTCTCTGCTCAACAAGCAGGGAGGGATGTTCCTCACCAGAGCCATGGCAG gaaaCAACAAGCTGGGAGGTCAAGACTTCAGCCAGCGGCTGCTGCAGTTCACCATGGAGCGAGTGCGGCAGGAGTTCGGCGTCGCGCCCACTCTCAAAGAGGACGTGCACCGCCTGCGTCAGGCCGTGGAGGCCGCCAAGCTCAACCTCACCCTGCAGCCCAGCGCCACCATCGAGGTGCCGCTGCACCTCCGCACCGCCGAGGGCCCCGAGTCCCCCGCCCCCGCTCCGGTCCTCTTCCGGGCGACGATCGGCCGCGAGCTATTCGAGGAGCTCAACGAGGACCTGTTCCAGAAGATCCTGGCGCCCGTGGAGACGGTGCTGGCCGAGGGCCACCTGGCGAGAGAGGACGTGGACGAGATCGTCCTGGTCGGAGGCTCCACCCGGATCCCGAGGATCAGGCGGCTGATCGCAGAGTTCTTCGGGAAGGAGCCCAACACGTCGGTCGACCCCGACCTGGCCGTGGTCACGGGCGTGGCCATCCAGGCGGGCATCATGGGCGGCTCCTGGCCGCTGCAAGTGAGCGCCATCGAGATCCCCAACAGACACCTGCGCAAGACGAACTTCAGCTGA